A single region of the Lacipirellulaceae bacterium genome encodes:
- a CDS encoding alpha-L-fucosidase, with the protein MSKSIRLIALLFFFLLSSSAPAKEKFEPTVESLRKYQCPEWFRDAKFGIYLHWGAYSVAEQGEWYARNLYLEDRPEYAHHLKTYGHPSEFGYADFIPRWKAERFDPGALVALFKQSGAKYFSPCAVHHDNFDLWDSKHHPWNAVKMGPQKDLIGLWREATLEAGLRFGVTTHLSRSYSWLNTANQADSRGELKGVPYDGAQGKAKGLYPANEGQSTHPRAPLKAPKAWRELWAKRVKQLVEDYEPDLLYFDCAVPFRGEDRGHTGMDVIAHFYNQRPEGVMCIKQRPWQGLYADGIATLDYERGKAASILPEPWQTDDSIGSWGYNPKVPYMEPGMVVDKLVDIVSKNGNLLLNIPIKADGTLDQKATDLLIEVGKWLEINGEGIYGTRPWNATITFTGGEGHGTIRPHDKKSRLTSKDIRYTTKGDTLYAFVMAPPKPGEYAELTFVTELFEPAGVIRSVELLGHEGDLNWEAHGDGLRVWFPEKLPNEYALGLRIGFE; encoded by the coding sequence ATGTCGAAGTCGATAAGGCTCATTGCCTTACTCTTTTTCTTTTTGCTTAGCAGTAGTGCCCCGGCCAAAGAGAAGTTCGAACCGACCGTCGAGTCTTTGAGAAAGTATCAGTGCCCTGAGTGGTTTCGTGATGCCAAGTTCGGCATTTACTTGCACTGGGGAGCGTACTCGGTAGCCGAACAGGGCGAGTGGTACGCGCGAAACCTTTATCTCGAGGACCGACCGGAATACGCTCACCATTTGAAAACCTACGGACACCCCTCGGAGTTTGGCTACGCTGACTTTATTCCGCGATGGAAGGCTGAGAGGTTCGATCCAGGCGCACTGGTCGCCTTGTTCAAGCAGTCGGGGGCGAAGTACTTTTCGCCGTGTGCTGTCCACCACGATAACTTTGATCTGTGGGACTCGAAGCATCATCCGTGGAATGCTGTGAAGATGGGACCGCAGAAAGACCTGATCGGCCTGTGGCGAGAGGCAACGCTTGAAGCGGGGTTGCGATTTGGCGTGACGACGCATCTTTCGCGGAGTTACAGTTGGCTCAACACCGCGAACCAAGCGGATTCCCGCGGCGAGTTGAAAGGCGTGCCCTACGATGGTGCCCAAGGTAAGGCGAAAGGACTCTATCCGGCGAACGAAGGGCAATCGACGCATCCCCGGGCACCGCTGAAAGCGCCGAAAGCATGGCGCGAACTTTGGGCGAAGCGGGTGAAGCAACTCGTTGAGGATTACGAGCCGGATCTTCTGTATTTCGACTGTGCTGTCCCATTCCGTGGCGAGGATCGTGGCCATACGGGAATGGACGTGATTGCTCACTTCTACAACCAGCGGCCCGAAGGCGTGATGTGCATCAAGCAGCGGCCCTGGCAAGGTTTGTACGCCGACGGGATCGCGACCCTCGATTACGAACGGGGCAAGGCGGCCAGCATTTTGCCCGAGCCGTGGCAGACCGATGACTCGATTGGCTCGTGGGGTTACAACCCGAAGGTGCCGTACATGGAGCCGGGGATGGTGGTCGACAAGCTCGTGGACATCGTCTCGAAGAACGGCAATCTGCTGCTCAACATCCCGATCAAAGCAGATGGCACACTTGACCAGAAGGCGACCGACCTGCTGATCGAAGTCGGCAAGTGGCTGGAGATCAATGGCGAAGGCATCTACGGCACGCGACCCTGGAACGCCACAATAACTTTTACTGGCGGAGAAGGTCACGGCACGATCCGGCCGCACGACAAGAAGTCGCGACTCACTTCCAAAGACATTCGCTACACAACCAAGGGCGACACGCTGTACGCCTTCGTAATGGCCCCGCCTAAACCTGGCGAGTATGCCGAGCTGACCTTCGTGACTGAGCTCTTCGAGCCCGCCGGCGTGATCAGAAGCGTTGAGCTTCTAGGCCATGAAGGGGATCTCAATTGGGAAGCCCACGGCGACGGGCTGCGGGTTTGGTTTCCTGAGAAGTTGCCCAACGAGTATGCGTTGGGGCTGCGGATCGGGTTTGAATGA
- a CDS encoding Gfo/Idh/MocA family oxidoreductase gives MPNRRQFLQTSAALATPYVFSSSKSFADQVKSEGKFRLGLIGAGHMGVNHMRFAKDMCEVVALADVDEARQLRAQEKLKGYQVSDGKAALHNDYRPILDDKTIDVVYIATPDHWHAKAAIEAMRAGKDVYCEKPLTLTIEEGQLLRKVQLETKRVVQVGTMQRSYRDLFVKAIALVQQGRLGKLTRVQAAIGGAPACDPLPAVEPPAGLDWDRWLGPAPLVEYRSNGIGEVPRSNCHGNFRWWYQYSGGKLTDWGAHHVDIARWALDVNGQTDHPVSIGGTAKHPVPFDENGMPTEDDRFNTPTAFNFTAKLPSGTEIIIRNDTDNGVLLEGDKGRIFVNRGKLVGAPVDALKDDPLPEDAIQQAYRGMPMPYNRHQLHWANFFQCIRERTEPISDVASHMRALDLCHLAGVSARLGRELKLDWNSTDGKILGDEQAQSMLSREKRAGYKIDA, from the coding sequence ATGCCAAATCGTCGTCAGTTTCTTCAGACCTCTGCCGCCCTCGCCACGCCCTACGTTTTCTCTTCCTCGAAGTCCTTTGCCGATCAAGTAAAAAGCGAAGGCAAGTTTCGTTTGGGTCTGATTGGGGCAGGCCACATGGGCGTCAATCACATGCGGTTCGCGAAGGACATGTGCGAAGTCGTCGCGCTGGCCGACGTTGATGAAGCCCGGCAGCTTCGAGCGCAGGAGAAGCTCAAAGGCTACCAAGTCAGCGACGGTAAAGCGGCTCTTCACAACGACTATCGCCCGATTCTTGATGACAAGACGATCGACGTTGTGTACATTGCCACGCCCGACCACTGGCACGCCAAGGCGGCTATTGAAGCCATGCGTGCCGGCAAAGACGTCTATTGCGAGAAGCCGCTCACACTAACCATTGAAGAAGGACAATTGCTACGGAAAGTGCAACTGGAAACGAAGCGTGTGGTTCAAGTCGGCACGATGCAGCGTAGTTATCGCGATCTCTTTGTGAAGGCAATCGCGCTGGTCCAGCAGGGCAGGCTCGGCAAGCTGACTCGCGTGCAAGCCGCCATCGGTGGCGCGCCAGCTTGCGACCCCTTACCTGCTGTTGAACCACCGGCAGGGTTGGATTGGGATCGCTGGCTCGGACCTGCGCCCCTGGTCGAATACAGGTCCAATGGAATAGGCGAAGTCCCGCGTAGCAACTGCCACGGTAATTTTCGCTGGTGGTATCAGTACTCTGGCGGCAAGCTAACCGACTGGGGAGCGCACCACGTGGACATTGCTCGTTGGGCGCTGGACGTGAATGGGCAGACTGATCACCCGGTCTCGATCGGCGGCACCGCTAAGCATCCGGTGCCTTTTGATGAGAACGGTATGCCGACCGAAGATGATCGATTCAATACGCCCACCGCGTTTAACTTTACTGCGAAGCTACCCAGCGGCACCGAGATCATCATCCGCAACGACACGGACAATGGGGTTTTGCTCGAAGGTGACAAGGGTCGAATCTTTGTGAATCGTGGCAAGTTGGTCGGCGCTCCGGTGGATGCCCTCAAAGACGACCCGCTTCCTGAAGACGCCATTCAACAGGCGTACCGCGGGATGCCGATGCCGTACAATCGCCACCAATTGCACTGGGCCAATTTCTTCCAGTGTATCCGCGAACGAACCGAGCCGATCTCCGACGTCGCCAGCCACATGCGAGCGCTCGACTTGTGTCATCTGGCCGGCGTTTCCGCCCGACTGGGCCGTGAGTTAAAGCTTGATTGGAATTCCACCGACGGAAAAATCCTTGGTGATGAACAAGCCCAGTCGATGCTTAGCCGCGAAAAGCGTGCTGGTTACAAGATCGATGCCTAG
- a CDS encoding alpha-L-fucosidase, with protein MFSKSLLSKSRILALGFSALFILDSASPAISQEANTQPYEASWESLDARPIPQWWTDAKFGIFIHWGPYSVPAFSKVGAYSEWYWATLRESGRVKQGHKETKAFHDAIYGTDFTYPDFVPMFTCEMFDPDQWAETFEKSRAKYVVLTSKHHDGYTLWPSDEATKSWGRPWSSTNSGPERDLLGDLTDSVRKTDVKMGIYYSLYEWYNPLYVADPDLYVEKHMVPQFKDVVEKYSPAVIFSDGEWDHTDETWQSKELLAWLYNDSPCKEEVVINDRWGKELRHKHGGYYTTEYGAGLPNAENPWEENRGMAHSFGYSRTENLEDYNSTQQLLYMLIDIVSRGGNFLLDIGPTADGRIPVIMQERLLEMGDWLEVNGEAIYGTKTWTESCQWSAGNQREMKHGNYRVKYDVMKFTVDPDEGDGVKEIFFTRKGDSLYCICPIYPQGKLIVKNVKAAEGSNVSLLGYDGKVEWKQNGENLEIMVPALTPSNAPCEYAWTFKIESVN; from the coding sequence ATGTTTTCGAAATCATTACTTAGCAAATCCCGGATTTTAGCTTTGGGCTTTAGTGCTCTTTTCATTCTCGATTCGGCCTCTCCGGCAATCTCACAAGAAGCGAACACGCAGCCCTACGAAGCGAGTTGGGAGTCGCTAGACGCCCGCCCTATCCCTCAGTGGTGGACTGATGCCAAGTTCGGCATCTTCATTCACTGGGGACCTTACTCGGTACCGGCGTTTTCCAAGGTGGGGGCTTACTCCGAGTGGTACTGGGCGACTCTCCGCGAATCGGGGCGTGTGAAGCAGGGGCATAAAGAAACGAAAGCGTTTCACGATGCGATCTACGGTACGGATTTCACCTATCCTGATTTCGTTCCCATGTTTACCTGCGAAATGTTTGATCCCGATCAGTGGGCCGAAACCTTTGAGAAGTCAAGGGCGAAGTACGTCGTGCTGACCTCGAAGCACCACGATGGTTACACCCTATGGCCAAGTGACGAGGCGACGAAAAGCTGGGGCCGTCCCTGGAGCTCGACCAACTCGGGTCCCGAACGCGATTTGCTGGGAGATCTGACTGACAGCGTGCGCAAGACAGACGTGAAGATGGGCATCTATTACTCGCTGTACGAATGGTACAACCCGCTCTACGTTGCGGATCCCGATTTGTATGTCGAGAAGCACATGGTGCCGCAGTTCAAGGATGTTGTTGAGAAGTACTCGCCCGCGGTGATATTCTCCGACGGGGAGTGGGATCACACGGACGAGACTTGGCAGTCGAAGGAGTTGCTCGCGTGGCTCTACAACGATTCGCCTTGCAAGGAGGAAGTCGTCATCAACGACCGCTGGGGCAAGGAACTACGTCACAAACATGGCGGCTACTACACCACAGAGTATGGTGCCGGTCTGCCCAACGCCGAGAACCCGTGGGAGGAAAACCGCGGGATGGCTCACTCATTCGGGTACAGTCGCACTGAGAACCTCGAAGACTATAACTCGACGCAGCAACTCCTCTACATGCTGATCGATATTGTCAGCCGTGGCGGGAACTTTCTCCTCGATATCGGTCCGACTGCCGATGGGCGTATCCCGGTGATCATGCAGGAACGACTGTTGGAAATGGGCGACTGGCTCGAAGTCAACGGCGAAGCGATCTACGGCACCAAAACCTGGACCGAGTCGTGCCAATGGTCCGCAGGAAATCAGCGTGAGATGAAGCATGGCAATTACCGTGTGAAGTACGACGTGATGAAGTTCACCGTCGATCCCGACGAAGGGGATGGCGTGAAGGAAATCTTCTTCACCCGCAAGGGCGATTCGCTCTATTGCATCTGCCCGATCTATCCCCAAGGCAAACTCATCGTGAAGAATGTGAAAGCAGCGGAAGGCTCAAACGTTTCGCTATTGGGCTACGACGGCAAGGTGGAATGGAAGCAGAACGGCGAGAATCTGGAAATCATGGTTCCCGCCCTGACGCCTTCCAACGCTCCTTGCGAATATGCTTGGACGTTCAAGATTGAGAGCGTCAACTGA
- a CDS encoding sterol desaturase family protein: protein MGPLKTEMDSDERMFGSGWISGMLSLVLAVVGLATVLCLLYPQLLTVADVRGYYNVALVRVALHMVLIAAFLFGALSVTLRQSKVLGFAGMTLVLVATLMGGSRASSRMEGESDIYFGLDFFLLNLILLGTLFIPIERLFKKRDQPIFRAEWREDMFYFFISSLMVQSLTYLSLAPSMTILAKTEWASGIRAAIASQPVLLQFVEIMFFTDLVQYWFHRAFHEVPWLWRFHAVHHSARHMDWIAGSRMHLFEIILLRAFTTIPMYALGFSEAALYGYIFFVYLLSVFVHSNLSFHFGPLQYVLATPRFHHWHHGIEKEAININYAVHFPLLDRLFGTYHMPGDEWPEGYGIAGHPVPLGYWKQFWYPFKREKKEEESIEVSE, encoded by the coding sequence ATGGGACCACTCAAAACAGAAATGGATTCCGACGAACGCATGTTCGGCAGCGGTTGGATCAGCGGCATGTTGAGCCTGGTGCTGGCAGTCGTCGGGCTAGCCACGGTCCTTTGCTTGCTTTATCCACAACTGCTGACCGTTGCCGATGTGCGCGGCTATTACAACGTGGCACTTGTGCGAGTGGCGTTGCACATGGTACTGATTGCGGCGTTCTTATTCGGAGCGCTCAGCGTGACTTTGCGGCAAAGCAAAGTGCTGGGCTTTGCGGGGATGACGCTCGTGCTGGTGGCGACGCTCATGGGCGGGTCGCGGGCGAGTAGCCGTATGGAGGGCGAGAGCGACATCTACTTCGGTCTCGATTTTTTTCTGCTCAACCTGATTTTGCTCGGAACGCTGTTCATTCCGATTGAACGACTGTTCAAGAAACGCGACCAACCGATCTTCCGCGCGGAATGGCGCGAAGACATGTTTTACTTCTTCATCAGCAGTCTGATGGTGCAGTCGCTCACGTACCTGTCGCTCGCCCCGTCGATGACGATCCTCGCCAAAACCGAGTGGGCCAGCGGCATCCGCGCGGCTATTGCGAGCCAACCGGTGCTGCTTCAATTCGTCGAGATCATGTTCTTCACGGACTTGGTGCAGTACTGGTTTCACCGTGCGTTTCACGAGGTCCCCTGGCTCTGGCGATTCCACGCAGTGCACCACTCGGCCAGACACATGGACTGGATCGCCGGCTCGCGGATGCACTTGTTTGAGATCATCCTTTTGCGTGCCTTCACGACGATCCCGATGTACGCCCTCGGCTTCAGCGAGGCGGCTCTGTACGGCTACATTTTCTTTGTCTACTTGCTGTCGGTCTTCGTGCACTCGAACTTGAGTTTCCACTTTGGCCCGTTGCAGTACGTGCTAGCCACGCCCCGTTTTCACCATTGGCACCACGGTATCGAGAAGGAAGCGATCAATATCAACTACGCGGTGCACTTCCCGTTGCTCGATCGCTTGTTCGGTACCTACCACATGCCAGGCGACGAGTGGCCCGAAGGCTACGGCATTGCCGGCCACCCTGTGCCGCTGGGTTACTGGAAGCAGTTTTGGTACCCGTTCAAGCGGGAGAAAAAAGAGGAAGAGTCGATTGAGGTATCCGAGTAG
- a CDS encoding arylsulfatase produces MTLSPRPILSSLSLIIALLLSGIGTAASAATRPNFIFVLSDDIAQGDLGCYGQELIQTPRLDEMAAQGTRFLQAYCGTSVCAPSRASFFTGLHIGHCPIRGNYAMSPEGQYPLPDETVTIAEVAKAAGYTTATFGKWGMGNFASTGNPLKQGVDHFFGYNCQRQAHSYFPTFLYDDDKPFLLPGNNGRDIGETYAQELIQNDMIRWLKANADEPFFMFYAITLPHGHHEIDDLGVYADKPWSDKQKSYAAQVTRIDTDMGELIDTLRELGIAENTLIIFTGDNGSSFSPESEIGKRFNQARNGLRGYKRGMYEGALRQAALAWWPGTVPASRVDDQPWAFWDLLPTFVELSGATPPQGYETDGYSLVEYLKGGEAPERDYFYWELQDNRPIQAARFGNWKAVRNGINKPVEIYDLASDPGESKDLASEQPEVVARAKQIFQEAHRPHPNWSLKGRTAEQRRNNKAAWDITHERRATSWAPENAKSLEDLY; encoded by the coding sequence ATGACACTCAGCCCTCGACCAATTCTCTCCTCACTAAGTCTCATCATTGCTTTGCTCCTCTCGGGAATAGGCACGGCGGCGAGTGCAGCCACGCGACCCAACTTCATCTTCGTCCTCAGCGACGACATCGCTCAGGGCGATCTTGGCTGCTACGGCCAAGAACTTATCCAAACGCCGCGGCTTGATGAAATGGCTGCGCAGGGGACGCGCTTCTTGCAAGCTTACTGCGGCACGTCGGTTTGCGCGCCGAGTCGGGCGTCGTTCTTCACGGGCTTGCACATCGGGCATTGTCCGATTCGCGGCAACTACGCGATGTCGCCCGAGGGACAGTACCCGTTGCCTGACGAGACGGTCACCATTGCCGAGGTCGCCAAAGCCGCCGGTTACACGACGGCCACGTTTGGGAAATGGGGCATGGGCAATTTCGCCAGCACGGGCAATCCGCTCAAGCAAGGCGTCGATCACTTCTTCGGCTACAACTGCCAACGTCAGGCCCACAGTTATTTCCCCACGTTTCTTTACGATGATGACAAGCCGTTCCTGCTGCCGGGTAACAACGGCCGCGACATCGGTGAAACTTACGCGCAAGAACTCATTCAGAACGACATGATTCGCTGGCTAAAGGCGAACGCGGACGAACCCTTTTTCATGTTCTACGCAATCACCCTGCCCCACGGACATCACGAGATCGACGATCTGGGCGTCTACGCCGACAAGCCTTGGAGCGACAAGCAAAAGTCGTACGCAGCCCAGGTCACCCGTATCGACACGGACATGGGCGAGCTGATCGACACGCTGCGAGAACTGGGCATCGCCGAGAACACGCTCATCATTTTCACCGGCGATAATGGCTCTTCGTTTTCTCCGGAGTCAGAGATCGGCAAGCGTTTCAACCAAGCCCGCAACGGCCTTCGCGGTTATAAACGCGGAATGTACGAAGGTGCCCTCCGGCAGGCCGCGCTCGCTTGGTGGCCGGGCACCGTACCCGCGAGTCGCGTGGATGATCAGCCTTGGGCGTTCTGGGATCTGCTACCCACCTTTGTCGAACTGAGCGGTGCAACGCCGCCCCAAGGTTACGAGACAGACGGCTATTCGTTAGTGGAGTATCTGAAGGGGGGAGAAGCTCCCGAGCGAGACTACTTCTACTGGGAACTCCAAGACAACCGTCCGATTCAAGCCGCCCGCTTTGGTAACTGGAAAGCCGTCCGTAATGGAATCAACAAGCCAGTGGAGATTTATGATTTGGCTAGCGACCCTGGCGAGTCGAAGGACTTGGCAAGTGAGCAACCTGAGGTCGTTGCCAGGGCGAAGCAGATCTTTCAAGAAGCCCACCGCCCCCACCCCAACTGGTCGCTCAAAGGGAGGACCGCGGAGCAAAGAAGAAACAACAAAGCTGCGTGGGATATCACGCACGAAAGGAGAGCAACAAGTTGGGCTCCTGAGAATGCGAAGTCGTTGGAAGACTTGTATTGA